One genomic region from Frateuria soli encodes:
- the rng gene encoding ribonuclease G codes for MSEEILINVTPRETRVGVVENGMLQEVHVERASRRGYVGNVYKGRVQRVMPGMQAVFVEIGLERAAFLHASDIVRPPLPEGAEVHGNGHAPSISELVHEGQEIVVQVVKDPIGTKGARLSTHLSIPSRYLVLLPHARTLGISARIDDEAERARLKDVLGGLIGEDGTGTSRLGYIVRTNAEGQSAESLAFDVTYLSKVWRVVQENIAKAKVGERVYEELSLPLRSLRDMLTEDIEKVRVDSRETHEKVVKFVHKFMPSLDDRIEHYTGERPIFDLYGVEDEIQRAMKKEVPLKSGGYLIVDQTEAMTTIDVNTGGYLGTRNLEETVYRTNLEAAQAAARQLRLRNLGGIIIIDFIDMNDEEHRRQVIRMLEKGLSRDHAKTTVYPMSALGLVEMTRKRTTESLERQLCEPCPACGGRGTIKTAETVTYEIFREITRAVRQFNAEKLLVMASPKVVSRILEEESAAVAELEEFISKSIRFQPEEHYSQEQFDVVLL; via the coding sequence GTGAGCGAAGAGATCCTGATCAACGTGACGCCCCGTGAGACCCGCGTGGGCGTGGTCGAGAACGGCATGCTGCAGGAGGTGCACGTCGAGCGTGCCTCCCGGCGCGGCTACGTCGGCAACGTCTACAAGGGCCGCGTGCAGCGGGTGATGCCGGGCATGCAGGCGGTGTTCGTGGAAATCGGCCTGGAGCGGGCGGCGTTCCTGCACGCCTCGGACATCGTTCGCCCGCCGCTGCCCGAGGGCGCCGAGGTACACGGCAACGGCCACGCGCCCTCGATCAGCGAGCTGGTCCACGAGGGCCAGGAAATCGTGGTGCAGGTGGTCAAGGACCCGATCGGGACCAAGGGCGCACGGCTGTCCACCCACCTGTCGATTCCCTCCCGCTACCTGGTGCTGCTGCCGCACGCGCGCACGCTGGGCATCTCCGCGCGGATCGATGACGAGGCCGAGCGGGCGCGTCTGAAGGACGTGCTTGGCGGCCTCATCGGCGAGGACGGAACCGGTACCAGCCGGCTCGGCTACATCGTGCGCACCAACGCCGAAGGGCAATCGGCCGAGTCGCTGGCCTTCGACGTGACCTACCTCAGCAAGGTCTGGCGCGTGGTGCAGGAGAACATCGCCAAGGCCAAGGTGGGTGAGCGGGTCTACGAGGAGCTTTCGCTGCCGCTGCGCAGCCTGCGCGACATGCTCACCGAGGACATCGAGAAGGTGCGCGTGGATTCGCGCGAGACGCACGAGAAAGTGGTCAAGTTCGTGCACAAGTTCATGCCGAGCCTGGACGACCGCATCGAGCACTACACCGGCGAGCGGCCGATCTTCGATCTCTATGGCGTGGAGGACGAGATCCAGCGCGCGATGAAAAAGGAGGTTCCGCTGAAATCCGGCGGTTACCTGATCGTCGACCAGACCGAGGCGATGACCACGATCGACGTCAACACCGGTGGCTACCTCGGCACGCGCAACCTGGAGGAGACCGTCTACCGCACCAACCTGGAAGCCGCGCAGGCGGCGGCGCGGCAGCTGCGCCTGCGCAACCTGGGCGGCATCATCATCATCGATTTCATCGACATGAACGACGAGGAGCACCGTCGCCAGGTGATCCGCATGCTCGAGAAAGGCCTCTCGCGTGACCACGCCAAGACCACGGTCTATCCGATGTCCGCGCTGGGGCTGGTGGAAATGACCCGCAAGCGCACCACCGAGAGCCTCGAGCGCCAGCTGTGCGAGCCGTGCCCGGCCTGCGGCGGACGCGGCACGATCAAGACCGCCGAGACGGTCACCTATGAAATCTTCCGCGAGATCACCCGCGCGGTGCGCCAGTTCAACGCCGAAAAGCTGCTCGTGATGGCCAGCCCCAAAGTCGTCTCGCGCATCCTCGAAGAGGAGTCGGCGGCGGTGGCCGAACTGGAGGAGTTCATCTCCAAGAGCATACGCTTCCAGCCGGAAGAGCATTACTCGCAGGAACAATTCGATGTGGTCTTGCTGTAA
- a CDS encoding YhdP family protein, which translates to MNARWQQRLHVALRALGWGAGITVVTLAVLVALAQLLLPLLARHPQWVAARLSERLHRPVSFASMEGHWRGSGPLFVMRDVTVGPGPGGGSPLHLPESELKIDFGAWLLPSRHMLDLRARGLELDLSHDAQGRWHVHGIGGPGGGARQDFSMGPVSLGLWLRDLRLIVTDEASGHRYAVRADQLRLSRQGSRVRFGVLLHREGTRGLWRGAGSFREDGSEGRLWVAGDRLDLRTLLGDVALDRYAAKRGTGSVAAWLDWKDRRVVRATVRFELADLAVAGPAGTASVPALRGLAGISRSADGYEVRYADDRGGALALALHQPDGAMRVGVAARDLDLAPLLPWLALRPGLAPSLGAWLGGGHPHVLLKQAALQWSRADGVLGLQASFSNAGIDAVGKLPGISRLAGTLRGDARGFALELPAQATVVDFTPGFREPFVLPRLGGTIAAWHADGAWHLGVDPLAFQGEGFAGSARGMIAWPDDGGRPFLELYAHIDHAQVQAAKLFWPLDSMSPHSIEWLDRALVAGTVDEGDLVVRGNLADWPFRHNEGRFEAHARISGLTFDYGEDWPQATGLSVEASFVDNGMLAEARGGESLGIKIDRAVALIPDFSDTTVDLNVQGNGSGASLMKFVRQSPIAREQADTLAKLRLGGSGAFGLHLSLPVKDPGALRLDGSARLTDADVDAPEWKLKLDKLTGPVSFDAHGVHAGPLTGGFRGQPSSLDLAIADATGQPGTVLSARLQGRYAIAELVQGFSQLQWLGAAAEGRSDYTLGFDITRGGGGAPLQTLSADSTLAGTTLKLPVPLSKPADAVLPLHLTLGVPVENARLDVALGEVLRARFRLPAGDTQPLAGAIAFGTAMPDRLPDKGLRIRGHAAALDVSGWVQHAVAGSSSDGPGLESIDARADRALVFEHDFPDMHIKAMPGTDGLAIDADSPALAGHVDVPATDLRKRGITARLQRLYWPQSAPPPVAGKSSAEPARGATPATTENGAERSAGPAADPAATGIDPASLPPFHLWIGDLRLGTARLGEARLETWPTAQGMHIDQLRALSKSVQLNASGDWKGTAQASHTHMRIDFAAQNLGSMLTAFGYEGLFSGGKTHAVLDASWPGAPTSFALANLNGTLSVDVSHGRIPEVAPGMGRLFGLVSVAELPRRLTLDFGDVFGKGFAFDSIKGDFRFGDGNAWTDNLKMRGPAADIDIHGRTGLRARDYDQQVYVVPHVGNSLPVVGAVVAGPVGAAAGFAVQGLLGKGLNKAASARYHVTGSWDKPVFTLVEKRELPATPAPAASSPPPPPVHPAAAASSPR; encoded by the coding sequence GTGAACGCGCGCTGGCAACAGCGCCTGCACGTGGCACTGCGCGCCCTCGGCTGGGGCGCCGGCATCACGGTGGTCACGCTGGCGGTGCTGGTGGCGCTGGCGCAGTTGCTGCTGCCGCTGCTGGCCCGCCATCCGCAATGGGTGGCCGCACGGCTTTCCGAGCGGCTGCACCGGCCGGTGAGCTTCGCCTCGATGGAAGGCCATTGGCGCGGTTCCGGCCCGCTGTTCGTGATGCGCGACGTCACCGTTGGCCCGGGTCCCGGCGGCGGCAGCCCGCTGCACCTGCCCGAGTCGGAACTGAAGATCGATTTCGGCGCCTGGCTGCTGCCTTCGCGGCACATGCTCGACCTGCGCGCGCGCGGCCTGGAACTGGACCTGAGCCACGATGCGCAGGGTCGCTGGCATGTCCACGGCATTGGCGGCCCCGGGGGCGGTGCCCGGCAGGACTTCTCGATGGGACCGGTCTCGCTGGGCCTCTGGCTGCGCGACCTGCGGCTGATCGTCACCGACGAGGCCAGCGGACATCGCTACGCGGTGCGCGCCGACCAGTTGCGGCTGAGCCGGCAGGGCAGCCGCGTGCGCTTCGGCGTACTGCTGCACCGCGAAGGCACCCGTGGCCTGTGGCGTGGCGCGGGCAGTTTCCGCGAAGACGGCAGCGAGGGGCGGCTATGGGTCGCCGGCGACCGGCTCGACCTGCGCACGCTGCTGGGCGACGTCGCGCTGGACCGTTACGCGGCCAAACGTGGTACCGGCAGCGTTGCCGCCTGGCTGGACTGGAAGGACCGCAGGGTCGTGCGCGCCACCGTGCGCTTCGAACTTGCCGACCTCGCCGTCGCCGGCCCCGCGGGAACCGCCAGCGTGCCGGCCCTGCGTGGCCTGGCGGGAATCAGCCGCAGCGCCGACGGTTACGAGGTCCGCTATGCCGACGACCGCGGCGGTGCACTGGCGCTGGCTTTGCACCAACCGGACGGCGCGATGCGCGTTGGCGTGGCGGCGCGCGATCTCGACCTCGCACCGCTGTTGCCGTGGCTGGCGCTCAGGCCTGGCCTGGCACCGTCGCTTGGCGCCTGGCTCGGTGGCGGGCATCCGCACGTCCTGTTGAAGCAGGCGGCGCTGCAGTGGTCGCGCGCCGACGGCGTGCTGGGGTTGCAGGCGTCATTCTCGAACGCAGGCATCGACGCGGTCGGCAAGCTGCCCGGCATCAGCCGGCTCGCCGGCACGCTGCGCGGCGACGCGCGGGGCTTTGCGCTCGAGCTGCCGGCGCAGGCCACCGTGGTCGATTTCACCCCCGGCTTCCGCGAGCCATTCGTGTTGCCGCGGCTGGGCGGCACCATCGCGGCGTGGCACGCCGATGGGGCCTGGCACCTGGGCGTCGACCCGCTGGCGTTCCAGGGCGAGGGCTTTGCCGGCAGCGCGCGCGGCATGATCGCATGGCCGGACGACGGCGGGCGTCCCTTCCTGGAGCTGTACGCACACATCGACCACGCGCAGGTGCAGGCGGCCAAGCTGTTCTGGCCGCTCGACTCCATGTCGCCGCACTCGATCGAATGGCTCGACCGCGCCCTGGTCGCCGGAACGGTGGACGAGGGCGACCTGGTCGTGCGGGGCAACCTGGCCGACTGGCCGTTCCGCCACAACGAAGGCCGCTTCGAGGCGCATGCGCGGATCAGCGGCCTGACCTTCGACTACGGCGAGGACTGGCCGCAGGCCACCGGGCTGTCGGTCGAGGCCAGCTTCGTCGACAACGGCATGCTGGCCGAGGCTCGGGGCGGCGAGTCGCTGGGCATCAAGATCGATCGTGCGGTCGCGCTGATCCCGGACTTTTCCGACACCACGGTCGATCTGAACGTGCAGGGCAACGGCAGCGGCGCCAGCCTGATGAAGTTCGTGCGCCAGAGCCCGATCGCACGCGAGCAGGCCGACACACTGGCCAAACTCCGCCTCGGCGGCAGCGGTGCGTTCGGCCTCCACCTGTCGCTGCCGGTGAAGGACCCCGGCGCGCTGCGGCTGGACGGCAGCGCCCGGCTCACCGATGCGGACGTGGATGCTCCGGAGTGGAAGCTGAAGCTGGACAAGCTGACCGGACCGGTCAGCTTCGACGCGCACGGGGTGCACGCCGGTCCGCTCACCGGCGGTTTCCGCGGACAGCCCTCGTCGCTGGACCTTGCGATCGCCGATGCGACCGGCCAGCCTGGCACCGTGCTCTCGGCGCGACTGCAGGGACGCTACGCCATCGCCGAGCTGGTGCAGGGCTTCTCGCAACTCCAGTGGCTGGGTGCGGCGGCCGAGGGACGCAGCGACTACACGCTGGGCTTCGACATCACCCGTGGCGGTGGTGGTGCGCCGCTGCAGACGCTCAGTGCCGACAGCACGCTCGCGGGCACCACGTTGAAGCTGCCGGTGCCGTTGTCCAAGCCGGCCGATGCCGTGCTGCCCTTGCACCTGACCCTGGGCGTGCCGGTGGAGAACGCTCGCCTGGACGTGGCGCTTGGCGAAGTGTTGCGCGCGCGCTTCCGCCTGCCGGCGGGCGACACCCAGCCGCTGGCCGGGGCGATCGCATTCGGCACCGCCATGCCCGACCGCCTGCCGGACAAGGGCCTGCGCATCCGCGGACATGCCGCGGCGCTCGACGTGTCCGGCTGGGTGCAGCATGCGGTGGCCGGCAGCAGCAGCGATGGCCCGGGGCTCGAGAGCATCGATGCCCGGGCCGACCGCGCGCTGGTGTTCGAGCATGATTTCCCCGACATGCATATCAAGGCCATGCCCGGCACCGACGGGTTGGCCATCGACGCGGACAGTCCCGCGCTCGCCGGCCATGTCGACGTGCCGGCAACCGACCTGCGCAAGCGCGGCATCACCGCCCGCCTGCAGCGGCTGTACTGGCCGCAGTCGGCGCCCCCACCCGTCGCCGGCAAGTCCTCGGCGGAGCCGGCCAGGGGCGCCACACCGGCCACGACCGAAAATGGCGCGGAGCGATCCGCCGGGCCTGCCGCCGATCCGGCCGCGACCGGTATCGACCCCGCCTCGCTGCCGCCTTTCCACCTGTGGATCGGCGACCTGCGCCTGGGCACCGCCCGGCTCGGCGAGGCGCGCCTGGAAACCTGGCCGACTGCGCAGGGTATGCACATCGACCAGCTGCGCGCGCTGTCCAAGAGCGTGCAGCTCAACGCCAGCGGCGACTGGAAAGGTACTGCCCAGGCCAGCCACACGCACATGCGCATCGACTTCGCCGCACAGAACCTGGGCAGCATGCTCACCGCCTTCGGGTACGAGGGCCTGTTCAGCGGCGGCAAGACGCACGCGGTGCTGGATGCGAGCTGGCCCGGCGCACCCACATCGTTCGCACTGGCCAACTTGAACGGCACCTTGTCGGTCGATGTCAGCCATGGCCGTATCCCCGAAGTGGCGCCCGGCATGGGCCGCCTGTTCGGCCTGGTGTCCGTGGCCGAGTTGCCGCGACGCCTGACGCTCGACTTCGGCGACGTGTTCGGCAAGGGCTTCGCGTTCGATTCGATCAAGGGCGACTTCCGCTTTGGCGACGGCAACGCCTGGACCGACAACCTGAAAATGCGCGGCCCCGCTGCCGACATCGACATTCACGGTCGCACCGGCCTGCGCGCACGCGATTACGACCAGCAGGTCTATGTCGTGCCGCACGTGGGCAACAGCCTGCCGGTGGTCGGCGCCGTGGTCGCCGGGCCGGTCGGCGCCGCCGCGGGCTTCGCCGTGCAGGGGCTGCTCGGCAAGGGACTGAACAAGGCCGCCAGCGCGCGCTACCACGTCACCGGCAGCTGGGACAAACCGGTGTTCACGCTGGTGGAAAAGCGGGAGCTGCCCGCCACCCCTGCACCGGCGGCCTCGAGCCCGCCGCCGCCTCCCGTCCATCCGGCTGCCGCCGCTTCCTCGCCGCGCTGA
- a CDS encoding tetratricopeptide repeat protein, giving the protein MNRMESGARDGGATPYRFGDVVVDPAAHTLLRAGVPQPVEPKAFAVLLALLQHPGELIGRDDLIDQVWGHRHVTPGVLTRAIAQLRHALDEDPQQPRYIQTRHALGYSFIGRLQEPAAPMPPPDTDAPAAHDTIPVALATPLPGPVERSPPAAVAPAWSTADPPVHGHYRAPWRWPALAVVLLLGVLAAWGAFQWRAVPRSPVAASVAVLPFANLSGNAHDDYFAEGLAEEMSDALAGVQGLKVVASVPSVPHSQTVDAKALGQRLGVASILGASVRREGSRVRITARLTDTATGFTLWSHTYDRELAGIFDTQSDIAQEVVHALLGAIPDGGKRLARRLAPTRNAAAFDTYLAGLQLLRHAAEPEAADQAIAHFGQALRQDSQFARAQAGICRAEIWRFQSSHNPAAFDNAKAACQRAAQMDPSMPETDQALGDLYRAAGDGGRALDHYRRSAQSPALAAASHVGMAKVYAAQGHGDLALAQFQQALALDPDDAGVHAELGYQQYLDGKVPQAVASYRRAVELQPGREDLWETLGALYIEAGDDTAAQAALERAIGIQPTVGAVTNLGLLKYQHGDFAAAVALQRQATTLGPDDFMIWGNLGEALRVDPASSTADMRKAFEAASVRAERYLVVEPRDARAVASLAFYRIMLGDPARARQLVARAESLHAQPGEVALLNAETLALLGDLDGARQRLQAARAAGIAETLIASNYTFRHLGLLSPPAAGRPGGREPSAPHSSAGLHAGE; this is encoded by the coding sequence ATGAACCGGATGGAATCGGGCGCACGCGACGGGGGAGCTACGCCTTATCGCTTTGGCGACGTCGTGGTCGATCCGGCCGCGCACACCCTGTTGCGGGCGGGCGTGCCGCAACCGGTGGAGCCCAAGGCGTTTGCCGTGCTGCTGGCGCTGCTGCAACACCCGGGCGAACTGATCGGCCGCGACGATCTGATCGACCAGGTCTGGGGCCATCGCCACGTCACTCCCGGCGTGCTGACCCGCGCCATCGCGCAACTGCGCCACGCACTGGACGAAGATCCCCAGCAACCGCGCTACATCCAGACGCGGCATGCGCTGGGCTACAGCTTCATCGGGCGGTTGCAGGAACCGGCTGCGCCGATGCCGCCACCGGACACGGACGCTCCTGCGGCGCACGACACCATCCCGGTGGCCCTCGCGACGCCGCTGCCCGGGCCCGTCGAGCGGTCGCCACCGGCCGCCGTCGCGCCGGCCTGGAGCACGGCCGATCCGCCGGTGCATGGCCATTACCGCGCACCCTGGCGCTGGCCGGCGCTGGCGGTCGTGCTGCTGCTGGGCGTGCTGGCGGCCTGGGGTGCGTTCCAGTGGCGCGCGGTCCCGCGCAGCCCGGTGGCGGCCTCGGTGGCGGTGCTGCCATTCGCCAACCTCAGCGGCAACGCCCACGACGACTACTTCGCCGAAGGGCTGGCCGAGGAAATGAGCGACGCACTGGCGGGCGTGCAGGGCCTGAAGGTGGTCGCCTCGGTGCCGTCGGTGCCCCACAGCCAGACGGTCGATGCGAAGGCGCTGGGCCAGCGCCTTGGCGTGGCCTCGATACTTGGCGCCAGCGTGCGCCGCGAGGGCTCGCGCGTGCGCATCACCGCGCGGCTGACCGACACCGCCACCGGCTTCACGCTGTGGAGTCACACCTACGACCGCGAGCTGGCGGGCATCTTCGACACCCAGAGCGACATCGCCCAGGAAGTGGTGCATGCGTTGCTGGGGGCGATTCCCGATGGAGGCAAGCGGCTGGCCAGGCGCCTAGCGCCCACCCGCAACGCGGCCGCGTTCGATACCTACCTGGCTGGCCTGCAACTGCTGCGCCACGCCGCCGAGCCCGAGGCCGCCGACCAGGCGATCGCGCACTTCGGCCAGGCCCTGCGGCAGGACAGCCAGTTTGCGCGGGCCCAGGCCGGCATCTGCCGCGCCGAAATCTGGCGGTTCCAGAGCAGCCACAACCCGGCGGCGTTCGATAATGCCAAGGCTGCCTGCCAGCGCGCCGCGCAGATGGACCCGTCGATGCCGGAAACGGACCAGGCGCTGGGCGACCTGTACCGCGCGGCCGGCGACGGCGGACGCGCGCTGGATCACTACCGCAGGAGCGCGCAGTCGCCCGCGCTGGCGGCCGCATCGCACGTGGGCATGGCCAAGGTCTATGCCGCCCAGGGGCATGGCGACCTGGCGTTGGCGCAGTTCCAGCAGGCGCTGGCACTGGACCCCGACGATGCCGGCGTGCATGCCGAGCTCGGTTACCAGCAGTACCTGGACGGCAAGGTCCCGCAGGCCGTGGCCTCCTATCGCCGCGCGGTGGAGCTGCAGCCGGGCAGGGAAGACCTGTGGGAAACGCTGGGCGCGCTGTACATCGAGGCGGGCGACGATACGGCCGCGCAGGCGGCACTGGAGCGCGCAATCGGCATCCAGCCCACGGTCGGTGCGGTGACCAACCTGGGGCTGCTCAAGTACCAGCACGGCGACTTTGCTGCCGCGGTGGCGCTGCAGCGGCAGGCGACGACGCTGGGCCCGGACGACTTCATGATCTGGGGCAACCTGGGCGAGGCGCTCAGGGTGGACCCGGCATCGAGCACCGCCGACATGCGCAAGGCGTTCGAGGCGGCCTCGGTGCGCGCCGAACGCTATCTGGTGGTCGAGCCCAGGGACGCCCGTGCGGTGGCCTCGCTCGCCTTCTACCGGATCATGCTGGGCGACCCGGCCCGCGCCCGGCAGCTGGTTGCCCGCGCCGAGTCGCTGCATGCGCAACCAGGCGAAGTGGCGCTGCTCAACGCCGAGACGCTGGCGCTGCTGGGCGATCTCGATGGCGCGCGCCAGCGGCTGCAGGCCGCGCGCGCCGCAGGAATTGCAGAGACGCTCATCGCCAGCAATTACACCTTCCGGCACCTGGGCCTGCTGTCGCCCCCGGCGGCGGGCCGGCCAGGCGGTCGGGAGCCATCCGCCCCGCATTCCAGTGCAGGGCTTCACGCTGGAGAATGA
- the tldD gene encoding metalloprotease TldD — MDSLIAQVENKLLAPGGLATHDLERVFSQLMGPSIDAADLYFQHSRSESWLLEEGIVKDGSHSIEQGVGVRAISGEKTGFAYSDEIVLPQLLEASKAARAIAQGGQGAGKPLALNGARQLYPALDPVESLPNADKIALLREVDAYARSRDPRVKQVIVSLASTMDTVLVAGADGTLAADVRPLVRLNVQVIAESNGRREQGSAGGGGRYGYRELIENGRGLGFAEEAVRQALVNLDSVDAPAGQMTVVLGPGWPGVLLHEAIGHGLEGDFNRKGSSAFAGRIGQRVAAPGVTVVDDGTLPNRRGSLSVDDEGTPSECTTLIEDGILVGYMQDKLNARLMGMKPTGNGRRESFAQLPMPRMTNTYMRAGSHDPAEIIASVKRGLYAVNFGGGQVDITSGKFVFSASEAYLIEDGKLTVPVKGATLIGAGPEVLTRVSMIGSDLKLDEGIGVCGKDGQSVPVGVGQPTLKIDGMTVGGTAA, encoded by the coding sequence ATGGATTCCCTGATCGCGCAAGTCGAAAACAAGCTGCTGGCCCCCGGCGGTCTGGCCACTCATGACCTGGAGCGCGTCTTCAGTCAGTTGATGGGGCCGTCCATCGACGCGGCCGATCTCTACTTCCAGCATTCGCGCAGCGAGTCGTGGCTGCTGGAAGAGGGCATCGTCAAGGACGGCAGCCATTCCATCGAGCAGGGCGTTGGCGTGCGTGCCATCAGCGGCGAGAAGACCGGCTTCGCCTACTCCGACGAAATCGTGCTGCCGCAATTGCTGGAAGCATCCAAGGCGGCGCGCGCGATCGCCCAGGGTGGCCAGGGCGCCGGCAAGCCGCTGGCGCTCAACGGTGCTCGCCAGCTCTACCCGGCACTGGATCCGGTCGAGAGCCTTCCCAATGCGGACAAGATCGCCCTGCTGCGCGAAGTGGACGCCTATGCGCGTTCGCGCGACCCGCGCGTCAAGCAGGTGATCGTGAGCCTGGCCTCGACCATGGACACCGTGCTGGTGGCCGGGGCCGACGGCACCCTGGCGGCGGACGTGCGCCCGCTGGTGCGCCTGAACGTGCAGGTGATCGCCGAGTCCAACGGCCGGCGCGAGCAGGGCAGCGCCGGCGGCGGCGGTCGCTACGGCTACCGCGAGCTGATCGAGAACGGCCGCGGCTTGGGCTTCGCCGAGGAGGCGGTGCGCCAGGCGCTGGTCAACCTCGATTCGGTCGACGCGCCCGCCGGGCAGATGACCGTGGTGCTCGGTCCCGGCTGGCCCGGCGTGCTGTTGCACGAGGCGATCGGCCATGGCCTGGAAGGCGACTTCAACCGCAAGGGCAGCTCCGCCTTCGCCGGACGTATCGGGCAGCGCGTGGCCGCCCCGGGTGTCACCGTGGTCGACGACGGCACGCTGCCCAACCGCCGCGGCTCGCTCAGCGTGGACGACGAGGGAACGCCGAGCGAGTGCACCACGCTGATCGAGGACGGCATCCTGGTCGGCTACATGCAGGACAAGTTGAACGCGCGCCTGATGGGCATGAAGCCGACCGGCAACGGCCGCCGCGAATCGTTCGCGCAGCTGCCGATGCCGCGCATGACCAACACCTACATGCGCGCCGGCTCGCATGATCCGGCCGAGATCATCGCGTCGGTGAAGCGTGGCCTTTATGCGGTCAATTTCGGTGGCGGCCAGGTCGACATCACCAGCGGCAAGTTCGTGTTTTCCGCCAGCGAGGCCTACCTGATCGAGGATGGCAAGCTCACCGTGCCGGTCAAGGGCGCCACGCTGATCGGCGCCGGTCCGGAGGTGCTCACCCGCGTTTCCATGATCGGCAGCGACCTCAAGCTCGACGAGGGCATCGGCGTGTGTGGCAAGGACGGCCAGAGCGTGCCGGTCGGCGTGGGGCAGCCGACGCTCAAGATCGACGGCATGACCGTGGGCGGCACTGCGGCCTGA
- a CDS encoding H-NS family nucleoid-associated regulatory protein has protein sequence MAVDIKNLNHNQLNELITKAQARQNELRKEKVAKLREKVHAMVKAEGYNMEDIFGGARKPRRSTGTVAPKYRNPANPEQTWSGRGKRPRWFNDALKAGKKEKDLAI, from the coding sequence ATGGCAGTCGATATCAAGAACCTCAACCACAACCAGCTCAATGAACTGATCACCAAGGCGCAGGCGCGTCAGAACGAGCTGCGCAAGGAGAAGGTCGCCAAGCTGCGCGAGAAGGTCCATGCCATGGTCAAGGCCGAGGGCTACAACATGGAAGACATCTTCGGCGGCGCTCGCAAGCCTCGTCGCAGCACCGGCACGGTGGCGCCGAAGTACCGCAACCCGGCCAACCCGGAGCAGACCTGGTCCGGCCGCGGCAAGCGCCCGCGCTGGTTCAACGACGCGCTGAAGGCGGGCAAGAAGGAAAAGGATCTGGCGATCTGA